The nucleotide window aaacagacacaggtgtaccagacagaccaaagcaatcaacacatgaaacatacaacggtggcagctagtattccggggacggcgaacgccgaagcctgcccgaaccaggaggaggagcagcctcggccgaaaccgtgacataggtgcatgtttatcaataattggaagaagcaatttcataaattcatcaagtgcagcatctggatgctccttattaatcacatcagaccaacaaatattttttatatcatccacatatgagtcacagcaaaatcttttgtatgatctcttatacactattttaggcccagctgttggaaatttggctttcctggatatagccactatattgtgatcactgcatccaatgggtacggatacagctttagaacaaagttctacagtattagtaaaaatgtgatcgatacatgtggatggtcttgttcctgtagtgtttgtaaataccctggtaggttgattaataacctgaaccagattacaggcactggttacagtaagaagcttcctcttgagcggacagctctagatctagatggccgggcggggtgggtgtggagccagagacagcagaggttcaaactgtagaattcagttcctacatttgaatataaaaattgattttatcaaacacaactatgctacattttatctctaggacccttaggatgacaattcagagcaagattactgaatataagtacattatttaccttcagaggtgaatgtatcaaaccagttgccgtgataagttttttgttgttgtgcactctcctcaaacaatagcatggtattagttcactgtaatagctactgtaaattggatagtgcagttagattaacaagaatgtaagctttctgcccatataagacatgtctatgtcctggaaagtttgctgttacttacaacagtcatgctaatcacattagcgcatgttagctcaaccgtcccgtatacgggacaccgatcccgtagaggttaaagatCAATAAAATGTAAAATCCCTGGATTATTTGCTTTTAGAGACCCATTTCAGACTACCAAAATGACATATGTTTGAATGCTTTTAACTTGTTGCCTGCTAAAACATCTATATGTTGGGTGTGTGGATTttgttgcaggtctgtgggtcaGGAATGGGACTGGCTACATTAAAAAAGAGGGCACACAACTAATCTGGAACGTGGTCGTTCCTCAGTTGGGCTATTGGGTCGCAGCCTTCCCTTCATCTGCAGGTACTGTAACTGGCTAATTGCCTTGTGCTACGTCTTGGACATTTTGttaggatcttaatttaagccagtttgctacagcaggaaaataatcctgcagtaacAGGAAATATGAATgagtatgtggattataattaatggacatttttgttgtggttgatacatttctcattagggtaaatcaagtctgaaatgtcaaagtcgAAATGACACACTTTAGAAGCCATTTTaacactcaaatacactacacgtttgcatttcctgatcaaattaagatcctacatctttaACACCATCATCTACAAACTAACCATTTTCGTCATgtaatggaaaatgtatgcactcactaactgtaaatcactctggataagagcgtctgctaaatgactaaaatgtaaatgtaaatgtaatgttaattgAACCCCGGTCGTCTTCTTTCCGCCACAGTGCTTTTGCACACTGCACCACAATATATCACTCAGATATTTCTCTTTTAGCCcacaaatatacagtaccagtaactAACCCTCTACTGcacatgttttgttttttcatagaaaaaaaatattccatccTATTTTTTAGAAGATttctaatgtttttttttacttttaccccCCACACCCAGACATTTGTTTGTTGCCTCAGGGCAAAGCTGTACCATAAGGGTACTAAAACTCCAAGGAAAATCTGATATTTTCAgaatatttattttaaataaaatataGTAGAAACAAGCACTCTTTTCATAAGAACATTTGTTCTAGACATATTTGTATTGTGCATTAAGCACAATTGTCCCTGCCCTTTCCCCTTTCCCCTCGTCCctccccactgtctctctgtctccatatGTCCCATCCAAATCTCTTtatctatctctgtctcccctcctctctcgtctgtgtctctctctttgtcctctccTGTCAATGTCTCTCTGTCGTCTCCtgtccctgtccactcctgtccctgtctttctgtctcctgtctgtatgTCCTAGCTGTCtttgtcctctcctgtctgtctctcggtcctctcctgtctctgtgtctgtctgtctcttttatTCTTGGTTTGGAATAGTTATTTCTTCTAGGAGTAATTATTgtatacaacatttacatttacatttacgtcatttagcagacgctcttatccagatcgacttacaaatTGAGTTGGGCATAAACTAGTATTTCACTGCCTCTCAAACCTATCCTCACTATCAGAGGGTATGAGCCTTACTGCTCGATTAGGCTCCTTTCGCCCATAGAATGTCCATGTGTCCATTGCCTGTGAATGTCAGTGCAAGTCAAGCAGTCTGAGTATCTCCTCTCGTGGGAGCCCCATCATTGTGAGACTGCAACGGGCTCAGGTTGTTGCGAATATGCACATTTATATAAATCAACCGACTGCTCTGCCGGCGCAGTGTTTATGTTGGAGAGCAACAATCCGCTGAATAGCAGCCATGCTGTATTATTGTTGTTCCGCTGACCTCTGACAATGGCTTGGCGTTTATAGTGTTCCAGGTGTTTCCAATTTGTACCGGATAAGATTCAGCTTTCGATAAAACTAAGCTTGACATAATGTTAGAAGTTATCCTATACATTACCCAAATTAAACATTTATCATCGTACGATCATGCCCATTCACACAAAATACTTATAGTTTTAGAATGATTTATTGTGAGGTAAGGCAGAAAATAACCCTAACGATGCACTTTGGCTGCTCTACGAGTGGTCTGGATCACTCATAGATGTGAAAAGGTTTTTAAGAGCCACCTAACTAACCAAGGCTCTGGGAAACAGATTGGCTACTAAAGGTACAGCGTAAGATGGTTCTAACGAGGATCTTCAGGCTATGAAGGCTCTGAGAAATGAGGCCCAGTACCATGTCCCGTTGGGAAATGTTTTCCTCCAAAAATATGACATCCTATGTAGCGCATAAACACTTTTTGGACTTCGTTAATCACTTGAAATACTGTAGGTGTAAAGGTGATAATCTCCTACATCAATGCTCTGCCATGCTAAAcaacatgtacagtatgtaccaTTCTTCCTGTATAGTGGTGCACTTTCTCCGTTGAACGTCTTTGGTGGAATGACACAGGTGTTATGTCCTTTCTTCAATCCGCCAAGAAGATGAGCCATGCTACAGTATActgatcagacctgggttcaaatactatttattgtatttcaattactttcacatacatttcGAAGTAAGTGTTTGGATATTTTCTCTTTGGAAGTACAAGTggttgaatattggaatgtattttgAAATACACTTGAAAAGTATTGGCATGTATTTGAGTGTATTTTCAAGTACAAATATTTAAAGACTACatgcatttgaacccaggtcggTTTCGTCCTGGGGGTattttaaataatgtatttcaaAACGTATTTTTAAATAGTTTCAAATAATAGGCTATACATATTTAAAAATAGAAGTCGTTGATTCTGCCACATTATTAGAAAATACTAAAATAtatagaaaataagtatttaaaatACAAATACTTAAAAAcgcatgtatttgaacccaggtctgatgctgacGACCCAGGCCTCATGCTCAGTCCCCTGCTGTTTCATTCCAGAAGGTTGCTCCCACTGTCTTCATTCACACTCCTTCACAGATGTCACAGGACTGGGAAAAAACATAAAGGAACATCCTGCATGACCAGACTTCTCCACTGCACACATTTCTAACCCCTACACAGAGACAATATGATCTGAGTTCAAGGCAATACTTCATTTCAACAAGCCGCACTACAAGACACCAGACATCTTTCTTGCCAAGAGCTCTCAAACGAAATGCAAATGATCTCTCTATCGCTAAAGACATTCATATGCATGTTTATTGATTTAGTGGTATGCCAATTTGTTGTTTATGACTAATGATTTATTGATGATGCACTGTCCATGTAGTTAGGTTGATCATATCTTTTActtgtgttttatattgtatgaCATCACATGGTATGTATGTTGCTGCATAtgtaccaagatgttcaaataaacataaacaaacaaacaacacatGACATATCGAACTGCTTGGAatgaaatatacagtgcattcggaaagtattcagaccccttccccttttccacattttgttacgttacagccttattctaaaatggattggataaaaaaatgtcctcatcaacctacacaaaataaaaaacagaaatgccttatttacataagtcttcagacccttcgctatgagactcgaaattgagctcaggtgcatcctgtttccattgatcatccatgaattgtttctacaacttgattggagtccacctgtggtaaattcaattgattggacatgatttggaaaggcacacacctgtctatataaggtcccacaattgacagtgcatgtcagagcaaaaagctagccatgaggtcaaaggaattgtccgtagagctcagagacaggattgtgtcgaggcacagatctgggaaagggtacaatttttttttcattattgaaggaccccaagaacacagtggccgccatcattcttaaatgaaagaagtttggaaccaccaagactcttcctagagctggccgcccggccaaactgagcaattgggggagaagggccttggtcagggaggtgaccaagaacccgatggtcactctgatagagctccagagttcctctgtggagatgggagaatcttccagaaggacaaccatctctgcagcactccaccaatcaggcctttatggcagagtggccagacagaagccactcctcattaaaatgcacggcagcccgtttggagtttgccaaaaggcacttaaatgactctcagaccatgagaaacaagattatctggtctgatgaaaccaagattgaactctttggcctgaatgccaagcatcacatctggaggaaacctgacaccatccctacggtgaagcatggtggtggcagcattatgttgtggggatgtttttcagcggcagggactgggagactagtcaggatcgagggaaagatgaacggagcaaagtactgatgaaaacctgttccagagcgctcaggacctcagactggggcgaaggttcaccttccaacaggacaacgatcctaagcacacagccaagacaatgcaggagtggcttcgggacaagtctctgaatgtccttgagtggccctgccagagcccggacttgaatccgatcgaacatctctggagagacctgaaaatagctgcgcagcgaagctccccatccaacctgacaaagcttgagaggatctgcagagaagaatgggagaaactccccaaatacaggtgtgtcaagcttgtagcgtcatacccaagaagactcgaggctgtaattgctgctaaaggtgcttcaacaaagtactgagtaaaaggtctgaatacttatgtaaatgtaatatttccgttttaaatttttaataaatgtgcaaacatttataaaaacctgtttttgttttgtcattatggggtattgtgtgtagattgatgaggaaaaataacaatttaatcaattttagaataaggctgtaacgtaacaaaatgtagaaaaagtcaaggggtctgaatactttccgaatgcactgtaatccCTTTAGTTGTAAGTAGGCTTCTGCTTCAAGTATGGTTCAAATACATTATctaaaatactatagtattactGGTGTGCTTGATTTAGCTCGGAATTGGCACTTTTGGGACTACTCCACTGTTTCCATTGTACCAGGCAAACTAAATCAAGCGCCGTTCCAGTATTTTAaagtatttgacccaggtctgctCCGCTTTGTCTTCCACGCAGGCGTGGTCCTGGGTTTCAGGCACCCTTGATTTAGCAtggagtttgcacttttgggactactcTATTGGTTCAATTGTATCAGGCAAACTAAATCAAGCGCAGCTCCAGTATCTGACCCAGGTCTGCTCCTATGGGCTTTGTCTTCCATGCAGGCGTGGGTCTGGGGGGTCACTCGGGCCTGAGGGACATCACCACCTACCAcaccctgttcctgctctccatCCTGGGCTCGCTGGCCCTGCTGGTGCTCATCCTGCTCTGTGTGCTGCTCTACTACTGCAGGTGTGGAGCACGTAGACACAGGTCTCACTTCTAATGGGCTTCTACATTATGAACATGCGTTAGGaacaaataacaaaataatacatTTTTTGGTTTGTTTTGTCTGGCGTTTCAATGTTTTTCTCAAGTTTTTTGTTTCTTTTGTCtggggttttgtttgttttttctgacTTTTTAGTTTTGTTCTTTTTCCAGACGGAAGTGTCTGAAACCACGGCGACAACAGGGTAAGCCACACACAGCTCTGAATAGCTCCAAGCGCGACCAGGGCACGTCCACTTCCCGCCTCAACCTCATCTGTGGCGGCCACGTTGAATCCGGTCCATCCAATGACGCCAGCAAATCTGACCCATCCCCCTCACGAGACTACCAGAGCTCGCGGGAGGAGTTCGCCAAGCACGTCCCCGCCCACAAGCTGCGGCATTCGAAGGGGAAAGGAGCCTCAGGACCCCAGAGGGGCGAGAGCTTCCCTATGAAGGTGACCCGCGCCACAGACACCAACAATCTCGACAACCCCCTGCTGCTGCAAGAAGACTACTCACGGAACTACAGCCCGATCATGGAGGACGACAAGGATTCGGACTACCACATACGCTGCCACAACGCCAACGACAATCGCGGCTACACCTCGGACGGGGGCTCCCCACCTCGTTTCCTGTCGGACAAGTCGGACAAGCCTCCCGAGTACTCTGCGGCCGCTGCCGACCACCTGGCCCGCCCGACATCGCTCAACACACAACCGGGCCAGATCATCTTCTGCCACTCCATGGACCAGATGAAGGAAAACATGTACCGAAGCATGGTGCCCACCTTGGTCATACCGGCCCACTACATGCGCATGTCCTCAGACTTCTCCGGGAAGGAGCAGCAGCAGGATAAGGACGCGGGGATGCAGATGGGTGCCGGTCAGTCACACCATCCCCAGCAACagagccagcaccagcagcaccagcagcagggCGGCTCCCAAGGGGACGACTCGGAGGGTCAAAACTGGAACTCGGACCCATCCCAGGGCCCTGTGCGGATCCCTGTGCTCTTTAACGACTCCACCATGGCACAGATGAATGGCGAGCTGCAGGGGCTGACTGAGAAGAAGCTCCTGGAGCTGGGCATTAAGCAGCACCCACGTGCCTGGTTCATCTCAATGGACGGCCGCGCCAACCACGTGCGCCATTCTTACATCGACGTGAGCAACGACCTCAGCAGCGGCGGAATTGGTGGGGGAGGCGGCGGCCCCAGCTGCAGCACAATCCGAGAAGCCAACCTCGAAGGACCCATGGACGGCACCCAAGAGCGCAAGGCCGCGGCAATCCGTAAGGGTAAGGACGAACGGTGGGGAACTGGTGGACGGAAGGGTGGTGGCAGTAAGGGCATGTCCAAGCTGGCATACCAGGACCACAGCGAGCCCAGCAGCAGCGAGGGCCGCCCAGTATCGCCCGAGGAGAACTCCCTTACCCCGCTGCTGGACGAGGGGCCCTCGTCGCGAGGCTCCACCATCCCCCGGAGAGGCCGCAGCCGCATGAACAGCGCGCGCAGCAGCAACAGTGAGAACCGTCGCGACTCCATGACTAGCCCAGAGGATGACCCGGACAGCAAGGATGAGAACAAGAAGAGCCCGTGGCAGAAGATCGAAGACCGGCCTCTCATGGTGTTTCCCCCTAAAAAGTTGTAGGCTAACATCTCAGGCCCCACTCATATGGAACATAAGAGTTGGTCCAGTAGTCAGGGCATTAATACAGCCATTTTGAGATACCTAAAGAAACAATAAAAGGAAGGTGGAGAAGTAGCATTTGACCGAAAGAAGAAAAGCACAAGCCTGCTTGATAATCCGTCAAATGATACTATTGTAATGACATTGTAATGACAGCCTCTTTCAAGGGTTATTGTGTTTCACATTTTCGATCACACTCCTAATTCCCATTTCCCCCAATCATTCTTCTCCTTGTCTTTCCAAATCCATTTTTGAGATCCCTCTCAGTAAATTCACCTCTGAGCCACTGACTTTGGAAATAACCATCTTAACAAAGAAAACCCCAATGGTTATATTTGGAGAGAACTTACCTACAGTATCTGGTTGCGACTGAAATAATTTGCCCAGTATTTTGAATGGACTTGGAATTTCTATATGAGAAAGACAAGGCACTTCGAGGACAAGATTAACCTCTTCTCTCCTGGACTTGTGTACTACACATTTATGAAGGccagggtcaattccatttcagttcagtcaattcaggaagcaaACAGAAACGTGTAATTTGCGTTTGCGCCCTGAATTGGctgaattaaaatggaattgaccaAAACCCTGATAGAGGCCCACCTTGACTTTTAGTGGTTGTAATCCTGTCACTTTGGTCACCCTGCTTCCAGGACTATAAGAAGGAGATACTGTATCTCTGTTAAAACATTAGCACATATTATCCCAAAGCATACATGTGTGGAGGTTATGTGGTTTCTTTCTTTATGGTTTTCTATTTGGAGGATTTTTATGGATTGATAGTTAGTGTAAATATCTGTTGATCTCCATTTGATAGGTCGTTCGTACAATTATGTACTTTTAATGTGAAATATGCATTACTCCTTCAGGGAAATGTATTTGCAATTCTTTATGTTGTAATGATTTAGTATAATACTGTAAGCCACTTATCTGAGGGGGGATCTCGTCCTACAATTTTACACATATTTTCTTCATTTTAGGCTCAAAATAAGCATGTCGTCCTGTTACTTGCCACTGGCCACTTTATATTCCACTGTTTTTTCCCCCCCTTTTTTtctgtttttgtgtttggaatgCCACGGTTGCTACGGGAGATCATGCTGTCTCAAAGCAAATGATGTAAGCATTTGTAGGCGAATTTCGAAACTGTAGAATAACTGCATTCACCACCGACCTCTGTGACAGTTTTCTGTCCTTTCAAAACAAAATGGAGGCTGTCTACCAACAGCTGCAACAGTCTCACCCTTCATCTGCCCCCACCTACCCCCAGGACTACCTGACTCACCACCTGTGAACAGACTTAATGTCCTCCCTTGTCAATGAAACCACCATTACTGAACTCTTGTCTAAATCCAAAACTACAACCTGCTCCCTTGACCCCATGCCCACTGTCTTAGTTAAGGTATGCCCCTGGTTGTCAAGATTGTAAATGCATCCCTTGCATCTAGCATTGTTCCTACTCCTTTGAAAACAGCGGCTAAAACTCCCATACTGAAGAAAAAGGGCCTGGACGCTGAGATCCTCACCATCTACAGGCCTATCTCAAACCTACCATTCCTCACCAAACTGCTTGAGTGGGTGGTAGCATCACAAATCCAACAAAACATGGCCTCTCATTAACTTTTCAAACCCCTCCAGTCGGGCTTCTGGGCTATGCATAGCACTAAAACTGCCTTGGTAAAGGTAGTGAATGACCTCATCTGTGCTGCTGATGGTGGGAACATCTCCATCCTCATCCTCCTGGACCTGTTTGCAGCATTTGACACTGTCTGTCATCAGATTTTAACTGACCGCATTCTTGTAGTTTCTGCAGCACCCCTTGCCTGGTTCCACTCCTATCTATCTGATAGACAACAGTTTGTCTCCCTTGGCAACTGCAGGTCTGCCCCAGCCCCTGTATCACAAGGTGTCCCACAAGTCTCAGTGTTAGGTCCATTACTGTTTAGTATTTACATGCTACCCCTTGGTCAGATCCTCCGTCAATTTGGACTCCGATTTCATTGttatgcagatgacacacaaaTCTACATCCACACAAAACCCAACTCCACTATGCCACCCCCCTCTGTTGTTGACTGTCTGAAAACTTGGATGAGCAATAACTTTTAAAAACAAAACGACGACAAAACAGAGATCATGCTGATGGGCCCCAACTCCGT belongs to Coregonus clupeaformis isolate EN_2021a chromosome 1, ASM2061545v1, whole genome shotgun sequence and includes:
- the LOC121563515 gene encoding protein FAM171A2, encoding MYGHRTWNRDVVSRMSPIYISRLFLFISISAVWEARAKSLSDQGALEVQIRVQVFDNSDLSPLADAAIEVHGNRSVLASSQAGSDGVLRVTFLYHPGTWVIISASKHDYVTNSVPWHASRIPLYASVSLYLLVQRPGTLILYDDVIQVLHGSPGARNQPLVQLQRKSLQLPADSNYTALSAVLTTARSQYEIGGFPYLLGLETNSTGAETGWTDLTALAVVSVQLFDRDGTVIQVSDPVHVSVPLPSDTRTRIATSIPAWLYQPKTGLWVRNGTGYIKKEGTQLIWNVVVPQLGYWVAAFPSSAGVGLGGHSGLRDITTYHTLFLLSILGSLALLVLILLCVLLYYCRRKCLKPRRQQGKPHTALNSSKRDQGTSTSRLNLICGGHVESGPSNDASKSDPSPSRDYQSSREEFAKHVPAHKLRHSKGKGASGPQRGESFPMKVTRATDTNNLDNPLLLQEDYSRNYSPIMEDDKDSDYHIRCHNANDNRGYTSDGGSPPRFLSDKSDKPPEYSAAAADHLARPTSLNTQPGQIIFCHSMDQMKENMYRSMVPTLVIPAHYMRMSSDFSGKEQQQDKDAGMQMGAGQSHHPQQQSQHQQHQQQGGSQGDDSEGQNWNSDPSQGPVRIPVLFNDSTMAQMNGELQGLTEKKLLELGIKQHPRAWFISMDGRANHVRHSYIDVSNDLSSGGIGGGGGGPSCSTIREANLEGPMDGTQERKAAAIRKGKDERWGTGGRKGGGSKGMSKLAYQDHSEPSSSEGRPVSPEENSLTPLLDEGPSSRGSTIPRRGRSRMNSARSSNSENRRDSMTSPEDDPDSKDENKKSPWQKIEDRPLMVFPPKKL